One genomic window of Branchiostoma floridae strain S238N-H82 chromosome 4, Bfl_VNyyK, whole genome shotgun sequence includes the following:
- the LOC118413402 gene encoding protein neuralized-like: MGNSSSTSPERESDRNDTPVLENVYDSHRRNVWRFHPTCHGNNISVSSDRQTARRAESFCNAIVFSDRPFRIQEKIRLKFTQTTDGWSGVIRFGFTTQDPNSIQAASLPRYACPDLTNLPGYWAKALPERYAERNNILCYYVRRDGSVCYSVNNEDKGLFFAGVDTSSPLWGLVDVYGNSTEIKIIDGDQEEDPNDAGAMALDPSDIALGRLGLLDTNNPLENLTLESEGTTDEVDDNYPNLHRLPDILSDVWGISRDLLQEMQFSTTSGANVIFRENRTVAKRRGNEFCKGVTFTSRPLEVDETIFVQVIEVTPRYLGGLAFGVTSCDPQHLNAFIDLPDDSESLMDRPEYWVIYKDLSVPEEGDQLTFTINSEGELRHHVNGVDKGVLIHVDVSQRLWLVFDVYGSTQAIRILGTLSDREGNLWSSGLSSAQSSEISRSDPFFPPLPIPSSTELEDTTDSSSTSVPTTHNLPPPPAGVTVGTRTGGRSDCTICYDRPTDSAVYPCGHMCLCNKCGQLLKRQRGGMCPICRGAIRDIIKIFKA; encoded by the exons ATGGGAAACAGCAGCAGTACGTCGCCAGAAAGAG AATCCGATAGGAACGACACGCCGGTTTTGGAGAACGTGTACGACTCCCACCGCAGGAACGTGTGGCGCTTCCACCCGACCTGCCACGGCAACAACATCTCCGTGTCCTCGGACCGCCAGACGGCCCGCCGCGCCGAGAGCTTCTGCAACGCCATCGTCTTCAGCGACCGCCCCTTCCGCATCCAGGAGAAGATCCGACTCAAGTTCACGCAGACGACTGACGGTTGGAGCGGCGTGATCCGCTTCGGGTTCACCACGCAGGACCCCAACAGcatccaggcggcttctctacCAAGGTACGCGTGCCCCGATCTCACGAACTTGCCGGGATACTGGGCCAAAGCCTTGCCGGAGAGATATGCCGAGAGGAACAACATCCTGTGCTACTACGTCAGGAGAGACGGAAGTGTTTGCTACTCTGTGAACAATGAGGATAAGGGACTGTTTTTCGCTGGAGTGGACACATCATCACCACTTTGGGGACTGGTGGATGTCTACGGTAACAGCACAGAGATCAAAATCATTG ATGGAGACCAAGAGGAGGACCCCAATGATGCTGGTGCCATGGCGTTGGATCCCTCGGACATCGCTCTGGGTCGTCTCGGCCTCCTGGACACCAACAACCCTCTAGAAAACCTAACCCTGGAGTCAGAAGGCACCACGGACGAAGTCGACGACAACTATCCCAACCTTCACCGCCTCCCGGATATCCTGTCTGACGTTTGGGGAATCTCCCGCGACTTGCTACAGGAAATGCAATTCTCCACCACCAGCGGGGCCAACGTGATCTTTCGGGAAAACAGAACGGTCGCTAAAAGGCGTGGGAATGAATTCTGCAAGGGGGTGACTTTCACCAGCCGGCCTCTGGAAGTAGACGAGACTATATTTGTCCAGGTGATCGAGGTTACGCCGAGGTATCTCGGAGGTCTCGCGTTTGGCGTTACCAGCTGTGATCCCCAGCATCTGAACGCTTTTATCGACTTACCCGACGACTCGGAAAGCCTGATGGACCGACCGGAATACTGGGTAATCTACAAGGACTTGTCAGTACCGGAGGAAGGAGATCAGTTAACATTCACGATAAACAGCGAGGGAGAGCTACGCCACCACGTGAATGGCGTAGACAAGGGCGTTTTGATCCACGTGGACGTTTCTCAACGACTGTGGCTAGTTTTTGACGTCTATGGAAGTACGCAAGCAATTAGAATATTAG GAACATTGTCTGACCGGGAAGGGAACCTATGGTCATCAGGCTTGAGCTCTGCTCAGAGCAGTGAAATATCCAGATCAGACCCATTCTTCCCACCCCTTCCAATACCATCTTCTACTGAA CTGGAGGACACTACGGACAGTTCTAGCACCAGCGTCCCTACAACACACAacctccccccaccccccgcaGGAGTGACTGTGGGCACCCGCACCGGGGGCAGGAGCGACTGTACCATCTGCTACGACCGCCCCACGGACAGTGCGGTGTACCCCTGCGGACACATGTGTCTTTGCAACAAGTGCGGGCAGCTCCTGAAGCGTCAGCGGGGCGGCATGTGTCCCATCTGTCGTGGTGCCATCCGGGACATCATCAAGATATTCAAGGCCTGA